A genomic segment from Leopardus geoffroyi isolate Oge1 chromosome A2, O.geoffroyi_Oge1_pat1.0, whole genome shotgun sequence encodes:
- the LOC123607169 gene encoding translation initiation factor IF-2-like yields MGDALSGASAPGLKPTQARQQSPSGDEPGSPAPPSERSRPRQASLAGRGPPLRAGSTAEAAAPRLAGPHGASSDAGGTTTRVEGAPARPPRAGRLTYLRRRLLRRLPGRPPWCSRARPSGSPRQARRWAAGRPGPGDVRRGAGGRRAGTGEGARRPAVSATPARLLRRKKTTDYRNMAAGPPAAAVHAGMMATSRAGAGRLRGAAAPGRLQERRASAEGEQAGGRRARPLQPQSLQRRRGRLPAVVPSRVLSYDTLQQLARRFPAGGPRAGGRGWPRRQARAGQGRDLLGEAGWS; encoded by the coding sequence ATGGGGGACGCCCTCAGCGGCGCCTCTGCACCGGGCCTGAAACCCACCCAGGCCCGCCAGCAGAGCCCCTCCGGCGACGAGCCCGGCTCCCCGGCACCGCCGTCCGAGCGGTCGCGGCCCCGGCAGGCCAGCCTCGCCGGCCGAGGCCCGCCGCTGCGTGCAGGCTCGACGGCGGAAGCCGCGGCACCGAGGCTCGCGGGCCCCCACGGCGCGTCGAGCGACGCGGGAGGCACGACGACGCGGGTTGAGGGAGCCCCGGCCCGTCCTCCCCGCGCGGGGCGCCTCACGTACCTCCGGCGCCGGCTCCTCCGCCGGCTCCCAGGGCGGCCGCCATGGTGCTCGCGGGCCCGGCCTTCGGGGTCGCCCCGCCAAGCCAGGCGGTGGGCCGCCGGCCGGCCGGGGCCCGGGGACgtgcggcggggggcgggggggcggcggGCCGGGACCGGGGAGGGGGCGAGACGGCCGGCGGTCTCGGCCACTCCGGCCCGGCTCCTCCGCAGGAAGAAAACAACAGACTATCGCAACATGGCCGCCGGCCCGCCCGCCGCCGCGGTGCACGCCGGGATGATGGCGACCAGCAGGGCGGGCGCGGGCCGCCTCCGCGGCGCGGCGGCTCCGGGACGCCTGCAGGAACGCAGGGCGAGCGCGGAGGGCGAGCAGGCGGGCGGCCGCCGCGCTCGGCCCCTGCAGCCGCAGAGTTTGCAGCGGCGGCGAGGTCGGTTGCCGGCCGTAGTCCCGTCCCGGGTTCTGTCGTACGACACTTTGCAGCAGTTGGCGCGGCGCTTTCCGGCCGGCGGCCCGCGGGCCGGTGGGCGGGGCTGGCCGCGCCGCCAAGCTCGGGCCGGGCAGGGGCGGGACTTGCTCGGAGAGGCTGGCTGGAGCTGA